The Cellulophaga sp. L1A9 genome window below encodes:
- the brxC gene encoding BREX system P-loop protein BrxC — protein MLLKDIYARDISRDINPAVVVSNKDKETIKAEIKEYVFTKELIEKLYLIVDTVLNKKSGKSGIWINGYYGSGKSHFIKYVHYLLDVDTTEVAFEAFEKAVENEYDAMDAGNNQDITVSNLRLLKKKAQGSNSDNIMFNVEDETDDGSQERLTRIFLHMFNKFRGYNSNDIPLAVLLEKQLDKKGVFEDFKIKVEEETGFNWATDAADAAAFQLDDILEIAKQFIPELDKVSLHAKLSNPENFKVGISATLIPELQEFLKGKDANYRLLFLVDEVSQYVGTNKEILLNFQNIIERVSNDCNNQVWIACTAQQTLDEVSIGADGVTDVQDEFGKILGRFDTRISLQSNDASYITQRRVLDKNSKGTEYLTNLYHDNKDYIDNQFKINHDLYKGYKSEDEFIIGYPFVPYQFKLIAHVFEAFQQLQFVIKQVKDNERSILGITHYTAKEHADDAVGGFMPFDAFYNKSLETNLTQRGYKAIQNALELSYVKNDAFAQRVVKVLFMISNLLENQRQTFPSNIENLGVLLMDALDQNKKELQKEITKVLTRLSEESIIREEKGSYFFFNEDEMDVQKLISSRVIGMDIRYTTFDTLLRPLINVAPKVSFGQNDFRVGYSIEGKEIFRNGDFDITVLLRDNTPLEQKALDINKKEIVVAVNEWFTKDETLKKEFEWYCKTNDYFLNSPSGGSGSRASTNDNFRTRNNQLGKKIIESLKSNLAETRFVSQNTIIESSEINGSTPADRFSNVIEAHLKGIYKYHELSNGYARNQQELKKSVADNQILMETLEPAEQMVNDFISLNNDQITVYDLIKHFEKEPFGWRFEALLDVLVRLEKKKKREFKYKGKERYNRVDFINKAVSTAERTSCEVVSSEEIDQETLDNVLLAYKNIFNETLTGDQIKTDQNKLFDTLQHILTKREQNFSSLESNYSKYAFGACFTKVKKELNQFIHIADLKKLFRSITEDQEQLKELVDKAKAIEDFAANRLTKYTEIKSFVSVNNDNFKLLAEVDLEKVKKINDFFTLEDPRTAFRHIVKAHEELENAITSKIKELKDKTVKAYEAVFKELEDEAGKRKVAKNVYSDKEYTLGGIKNLTSLSGLKNKFLEVTNFKASELEKIIKATPVAKGDKAAESATYYVTKGISTITTEKELDAYLLKLRREMLQLLNDKKNIIIK, from the coding sequence ATGCTATTAAAAGACATTTACGCTAGAGATATTAGTAGAGATATTAATCCTGCAGTTGTAGTAAGCAATAAGGATAAAGAGACTATTAAAGCAGAAATAAAGGAGTATGTTTTTACCAAAGAATTAATCGAAAAATTATATCTCATTGTAGATACCGTTTTAAATAAAAAATCGGGTAAATCTGGTATTTGGATTAATGGTTATTATGGTTCGGGTAAATCGCATTTTATTAAGTATGTCCATTATTTATTAGATGTAGATACAACAGAAGTTGCTTTTGAGGCTTTTGAAAAGGCTGTAGAAAATGAGTATGACGCCATGGATGCTGGCAATAACCAAGATATTACCGTTAGTAATCTAAGATTGTTAAAGAAAAAAGCACAAGGTTCGAATTCAGACAACATTATGTTTAATGTGGAGGATGAAACCGATGATGGAAGCCAAGAACGTCTTACTCGTATCTTCTTGCATATGTTCAATAAATTTAGAGGGTATAATTCAAATGATATTCCTCTTGCCGTTTTATTAGAAAAACAATTAGATAAAAAAGGTGTTTTTGAAGATTTCAAAATAAAAGTAGAAGAAGAAACTGGCTTCAATTGGGCAACGGATGCAGCCGATGCTGCTGCTTTTCAATTAGACGATATATTAGAAATTGCGAAACAGTTTATTCCAGAATTAGATAAAGTATCATTACATGCTAAATTGTCTAATCCAGAAAATTTTAAAGTTGGTATAAGTGCTACATTGATCCCTGAACTACAAGAATTTTTAAAAGGAAAAGATGCAAACTACCGTTTGTTGTTTTTAGTAGATGAGGTGTCTCAGTATGTAGGAACTAACAAAGAAATTCTATTAAATTTTCAAAATATTATAGAGCGTGTTAGTAACGATTGTAACAACCAAGTTTGGATTGCTTGTACAGCACAACAAACCTTGGATGAAGTTTCTATAGGCGCAGATGGCGTAACAGATGTACAAGACGAATTTGGTAAAATCTTAGGGCGTTTTGATACGCGTATTTCATTACAAAGTAACGATGCCTCTTACATTACGCAACGTAGAGTATTAGATAAAAACAGTAAGGGTACAGAATATTTAACCAATTTGTACCATGACAATAAAGATTATATAGATAATCAGTTTAAAATAAATCATGATTTATATAAAGGCTATAAATCTGAGGATGAATTTATCATTGGGTATCCTTTTGTACCCTATCAATTTAAATTGATTGCGCACGTTTTCGAAGCTTTTCAGCAATTACAATTTGTAATTAAGCAAGTAAAAGATAACGAACGCTCAATATTAGGAATTACACATTATACAGCCAAAGAACATGCTGATGATGCAGTAGGTGGGTTTATGCCTTTTGATGCGTTTTATAACAAATCATTAGAAACCAATTTAACACAGAGAGGTTATAAAGCTATTCAGAATGCATTAGAATTATCTTATGTTAAAAACGATGCCTTTGCCCAACGTGTAGTAAAAGTGTTGTTTATGATTTCTAATTTGTTAGAAAACCAACGCCAAACCTTCCCTTCCAATATTGAAAATTTAGGGGTATTGTTAATGGATGCTTTAGATCAAAACAAAAAGGAACTTCAAAAAGAAATTACTAAAGTCCTAACGCGTTTATCTGAAGAAAGTATTATTCGAGAAGAAAAAGGAAGTTACTTTTTCTTTAATGAAGATGAAATGGATGTGCAAAAACTAATAAGTAGTCGCGTTATTGGCATGGACATACGTTATACTACTTTTGACACTCTATTAAGACCTTTAATAAATGTAGCACCAAAAGTTTCTTTTGGTCAGAACGATTTTAGGGTAGGGTATTCTATAGAAGGAAAAGAAATTTTTAGAAACGGAGATTTTGATATTACCGTTTTACTTAGAGATAATACACCGCTAGAACAGAAAGCTTTAGATATTAATAAAAAAGAAATTGTTGTTGCCGTTAACGAGTGGTTTACTAAAGATGAAACACTTAAAAAGGAATTTGAATGGTATTGTAAAACCAATGATTATTTTCTAAATAGCCCTTCTGGAGGATCAGGTAGTAGAGCTAGCACGAACGACAACTTTAGAACACGAAATAATCAGCTTGGTAAGAAAATTATAGAAAGTTTAAAATCTAATTTAGCTGAAACTCGCTTTGTGTCTCAAAACACTATTATAGAAAGCAGCGAAATAAACGGAAGTACACCTGCAGATCGTTTTTCTAATGTAATAGAAGCACACTTAAAAGGTATTTATAAATATCACGAGTTATCTAACGGCTATGCACGTAACCAACAAGAATTAAAGAAATCTGTAGCAGACAATCAAATATTAATGGAAACATTAGAGCCTGCAGAGCAAATGGTTAACGATTTTATTTCGTTGAACAACGATCAAATTACGGTTTATGATTTAATTAAACACTTTGAAAAAGAACCTTTCGGATGGCGCTTTGAAGCTTTATTAGATGTTTTGGTACGTTTAGAAAAGAAAAAGAAACGAGAGTTCAAGTATAAGGGTAAAGAACGCTATAACCGAGTTGACTTTATAAACAAAGCAGTGTCTACAGCAGAAAGAACCTCTTGCGAAGTCGTTTCTAGTGAGGAAATAGATCAGGAAACACTAGACAATGTACTATTAGCTTATAAGAATATATTTAATGAAACCTTAACTGGCGATCAGATAAAAACAGATCAGAATAAATTATTCGATACGCTTCAACATATCCTAACTAAAAGAGAGCAAAACTTTTCTAGTTTAGAATCTAATTATAGTAAATATGCTTTTGGAGCTTGCTTTACGAAAGTAAAAAAGGAATTGAATCAGTTCATTCACATTGCAGATCTTAAAAAACTATTTCGCAGCATTACTGAAGATCAAGAGCAGTTAAAAGAACTTGTTGATAAAGCGAAAGCCATAGAAGATTTCGCAGCTAACAGATTAACCAAATACACAGAAATTAAATCTTTTGTAAGTGTTAATAATGATAATTTTAAACTCTTAGCCGAAGTGGATTTAGAAAAAGTAAAGAAGATAAACGACTTTTTCACCTTAGAAGATCCAAGAACAGCCTTCAGGCATATAGTAAAAGCACATGAGGAATTAGAAAATGCCATCACTTCTAAAATTAAAGAGCTAAAGGATAAAACGGTAAAGGCTTATGAAGCAGTTTTTAAAGAATTAGAAGACGAAGCAGGTAAACGCAAAGTGGCTAAAAATGTGTATAGCGATAAAGAATACACTTTAGGAGGAATTAAAAACTTAACCTCATTGTCTGGCTTAAAAAACAAGTTTTTAGAAGTAACTAATTTTAAGGCTAGCGAGCTAGAAAAAATCATAAAAGCGACACCCGTTGCTAAAGGAGATAAAGCAGCAGAATCTGCAACCTATTATGTAACAAAAGGCATTTCTACCATTACTACAGAAAAAGAACTGGATGCTTACCTATTAAAATTACGTAGAGAAATGCTACAATTATTAAACGACAAGAAAAACATCATCATAAAATAA